Proteins encoded by one window of Modestobacter marinus:
- the pcaG gene encoding protocatechuate 3,4-dioxygenase subunit alpha, producing MSADRLSPLVLAADESNDRRQGTPRRGTGFLTEPFRLGTTPSSTVGPYLAIGLTWADGPDVVAEGTPGAIWLRGRVFDGNGDLVPDGMIETWQADPDGRFDHPDDPRGAVATPGFRGVGRSHTVEPAGEYAVRTLKPGRLPDGEGGLQAPHVDVSVFARGLLDRLVTRIYFADEAEANAEDAVLRSLPDDASRATLIARPSADGYVLDIHLQACAAKGMDETVFFAV from the coding sequence GTGAGCGCCGACCGACTGTCCCCCCTGGTGCTGGCCGCCGACGAGAGCAACGACCGCCGGCAGGGGACGCCGCGCCGCGGCACCGGGTTCCTGACCGAGCCGTTCCGGCTGGGCACGACCCCGAGCTCGACCGTCGGGCCCTACCTGGCGATCGGCCTGACCTGGGCCGACGGCCCGGACGTCGTGGCCGAGGGCACCCCCGGGGCCATCTGGCTGCGGGGCCGGGTCTTCGACGGCAACGGCGACCTCGTGCCCGACGGCATGATCGAGACCTGGCAGGCCGACCCGGACGGTCGTTTCGACCACCCGGACGACCCGCGCGGCGCCGTCGCCACCCCCGGCTTCCGTGGCGTGGGGCGGTCGCACACCGTCGAGCCGGCGGGGGAGTACGCCGTCCGCACGCTCAAGCCCGGCCGGCTGCCCGACGGCGAGGGCGGGCTGCAGGCGCCGCACGTCGACGTCTCGGTCTTCGCCCGCGGCCTGCTCGACCGGCTGGTCACCCGGATCTACTTCGCCGACGAGGCCGAGGCCAACGCCGAGGACGCCGTCCTGCGCAGCCTCCCGGACGACGCCTCGCGGGCCACGCTGATCGCCCGGCCCAGCGCGGACGGCTACGTGCTGGACATCCACCTGCAGGCCTGCGCGGCCAAGGGCATGGACGAGACCGTCTTCTTCGCGGTGTGA